A single region of the Pararhodospirillum photometricum DSM 122 genome encodes:
- the nifJ gene encoding pyruvate:ferredoxin (flavodoxin) oxidoreductase produces MTDGRMITVDGNEACASVAYRLSEVAVIYPITPSSTMGELADEWSSKGKPNLWGDVPQVVEMQSEGGAAGACHGAIQAGSLGTTFTASQGLLLMIPNMYKIAGELTPFAMHVTARTLATHALSIFGDHSDVMACRQTGFAMLASASVQEAQDMACIAHVATLKSRVPFLHFFDGFRTSHEVSKIRALSDDELRAMIDDTLVAAHRTRALTPDAPVVRGTAQNPDTFFQAQEARNPWYIACSDIVQETMDRFAAVTGRRYGLFDYAGAPDAERVIVVMGSGAETVEETALALAAQGEKVGVIKVRLFRPFSVDAFVAALPVTTRAIAVLDRTKECGALGEPLYMDVVGALHRAGSRGLVTAKAPVVIGGRFGLSSKEFTPAMAKAVFDELSRETPRQEFTVGIVDDVTHLSLDYDKSFSIEADDVEGSLFFGLGSDGTVGANKNSIKIISEASDLYGQGYFVYDSKKSGGTTVSHLRFGPRPIKAPYLVERAGFIACHHFEFLEKLDVLEAAAEGATLLLNSPFGKDEVWDQLPAAIQRTLIERRMRLFVIDANKVAASVGMGRRINTIMQACFFALAGVLKRDAAIQAIKDAIAKTYARKSQKVVEANFAAVDAAVSHMEEVTLGTAITGAERGALVADEAPDFVKRVTAMMLAGKGDLLPVSAFPVDGTWPTGTARWEKRNIAHEICAWDPALCAQCNKCLMVCPHGALRAKVVPGDVALPESMQSAPYRGGGELKGSSYVFQISPEDCTGCTLCVEVCPSADKNDPSKRALTMQPKQDVLEEAKANWATFQDLPEVDRATLKPNVRATQFMTPLFEFSGACLGCGETPYLKLLTQMWGDRMMIANATGCSSIYGGNLPTTPYTTDAFGRGPSWSNSLFEDNAEFGLGFRIALDQHRIEARRLLEILAPRLDGQLVEGLLTNTHKNEEVLVRAQRERVAALRQALATLQEPAARLLETLADYLVEKVVWIVGGDGWAYDIGYGGLDHVLSSGRNVNILVMDTEVYSNTGGQQSKATPLAASAKFAVSGKPLPKKDLGLIAMANGHVYVASVAFGANDNQTIRAVAEAVSYDGPSLIIAYSHCIAHGYDLSCGLNQQQLAIDSGYWPLYRFDPRRQAAGQPGLTLDASERKRGLADYMAGEGRFRVTREAFPDAYATMMAAAEREIDHRWALLRHLAGLEAATSNAADKAAE; encoded by the coding sequence ATGACCGACGGCAGGATGATCACGGTGGACGGCAACGAGGCATGTGCCTCGGTCGCCTATCGATTGAGCGAAGTCGCGGTGATTTATCCGATCACGCCGTCCTCCACCATGGGCGAACTGGCCGACGAGTGGTCCTCCAAGGGCAAGCCCAACCTGTGGGGCGACGTCCCCCAGGTCGTGGAAATGCAGTCCGAGGGCGGCGCTGCCGGCGCGTGCCACGGCGCCATTCAGGCGGGCTCGCTGGGCACGACCTTCACGGCGTCCCAGGGCCTGCTGCTGATGATCCCCAACATGTACAAGATCGCGGGCGAGCTGACGCCGTTTGCCATGCACGTGACGGCGCGCACCCTGGCGACCCATGCCCTGTCGATCTTTGGCGATCACTCGGACGTGATGGCCTGCCGCCAGACCGGCTTTGCCATGCTGGCCTCGGCCTCCGTGCAAGAAGCCCAGGACATGGCCTGCATCGCCCACGTGGCGACGCTCAAGAGCCGGGTGCCCTTCTTGCACTTCTTCGACGGCTTCCGCACCTCCCACGAGGTGTCCAAGATTCGCGCTCTGTCCGACGACGAGCTGCGCGCCATGATTGATGACACCTTGGTGGCCGCGCACCGCACCCGCGCCCTGACCCCGGATGCCCCGGTGGTGCGCGGCACGGCGCAAAATCCCGACACCTTCTTCCAGGCCCAGGAAGCGCGCAATCCCTGGTATATCGCCTGCTCCGACATCGTGCAGGAGACCATGGACCGCTTCGCAGCGGTGACGGGTCGGCGCTACGGCCTGTTCGACTACGCCGGCGCTCCCGATGCCGAGCGCGTGATCGTGGTCATGGGCTCGGGCGCCGAGACGGTCGAGGAAACCGCCCTGGCCCTGGCGGCGCAAGGCGAAAAGGTCGGCGTGATCAAGGTCCGCCTGTTCCGTCCGTTCTCGGTGGATGCCTTTGTCGCCGCCTTGCCGGTGACCACCCGGGCGATTGCCGTGCTGGACCGCACCAAGGAATGCGGCGCCCTGGGCGAGCCTTTGTACATGGACGTGGTCGGCGCCTTGCACCGTGCCGGCAGCCGGGGTCTGGTGACCGCCAAGGCGCCGGTGGTGATCGGTGGTCGCTTTGGCCTGTCGTCCAAGGAATTCACCCCGGCCATGGCCAAGGCGGTGTTCGACGAGTTGTCGCGCGAGACCCCGCGCCAGGAGTTCACGGTCGGCATCGTCGATGACGTGACCCATCTGTCGCTGGACTACGACAAGAGCTTCTCGATCGAAGCCGACGACGTCGAGGGCTCCTTGTTCTTCGGCCTGGGCTCGGATGGCACGGTCGGCGCCAACAAGAACTCGATCAAGATCATCTCCGAGGCCTCTGATCTCTACGGTCAGGGCTACTTTGTGTACGATTCCAAGAAGTCGGGCGGCACCACGGTGTCGCACCTGCGCTTTGGCCCGCGTCCGATCAAGGCGCCCTATCTGGTCGAGCGCGCCGGCTTCATTGCCTGCCACCACTTCGAGTTCCTGGAAAAGCTCGACGTTCTCGAGGCGGCGGCCGAGGGGGCGACCTTGCTGCTCAACTCGCCCTTCGGCAAGGACGAGGTCTGGGATCAGCTCCCGGCGGCCATCCAGCGCACCTTGATCGAGCGGCGCATGCGCCTGTTTGTCATCGACGCCAACAAGGTGGCGGCGTCGGTGGGCATGGGGCGGCGCATCAACACCATCATGCAGGCCTGCTTCTTTGCCCTGGCCGGCGTGTTGAAGCGCGATGCGGCGATCCAGGCCATCAAGGACGCCATCGCCAAGACCTATGCCCGCAAGAGCCAGAAGGTGGTCGAGGCCAACTTCGCCGCCGTGGACGCCGCCGTCTCCCACATGGAGGAAGTCACCCTGGGCACCGCCATCACCGGGGCCGAGCGGGGCGCCCTGGTGGCCGACGAGGCCCCGGACTTCGTCAAGCGCGTCACCGCCATGATGCTGGCCGGCAAGGGCGACTTGCTGCCGGTGAGCGCCTTCCCCGTGGATGGCACGTGGCCGACCGGCACCGCGCGCTGGGAAAAGCGCAACATTGCCCACGAAATCTGTGCCTGGGATCCCGCCCTGTGCGCCCAGTGTAACAAGTGCTTGATGGTCTGCCCGCATGGCGCCTTGCGGGCCAAGGTGGTGCCGGGCGACGTCGCCCTGCCCGAGAGCATGCAGTCGGCGCCCTATCGCGGCGGTGGCGAGCTGAAGGGCAGTTCCTATGTCTTCCAGATTTCGCCGGAAGATTGTACGGGTTGCACCTTGTGTGTCGAGGTTTGCCCCTCGGCCGACAAGAACGACCCGAGCAAGCGCGCCCTGACCATGCAGCCCAAGCAGGACGTGTTGGAGGAGGCCAAGGCCAACTGGGCGACCTTCCAGGATCTGCCCGAGGTCGATCGCGCCACCTTGAAGCCCAACGTGCGCGCCACCCAGTTCATGACGCCGTTGTTTGAATTCTCGGGCGCTTGCCTGGGCTGCGGTGAAACCCCGTACCTCAAGCTGCTGACCCAGATGTGGGGCGATCGCATGATGATCGCCAATGCCACCGGCTGCTCGTCGATCTACGGCGGCAACCTGCCGACCACGCCCTACACCACCGACGCCTTCGGCCGCGGGCCGAGCTGGTCGAACTCTTTGTTTGAGGACAACGCCGAGTTTGGTCTGGGCTTTCGCATCGCCCTTGATCAGCACCGTATCGAGGCGCGGCGTCTGCTGGAAATCCTGGCCCCGCGCTTGGACGGGCAGTTGGTCGAGGGCCTGCTCACCAACACCCACAAGAACGAGGAAGTCCTGGTCCGGGCCCAGCGCGAGCGCGTCGCTGCCTTGCGTCAGGCCTTGGCGACCCTCCAGGAGCCGGCCGCTCGCCTGCTGGAAACCCTGGCCGACTATCTGGTCGAGAAGGTCGTGTGGATCGTTGGTGGTGACGGCTGGGCCTACGACATCGGCTACGGCGGTCTCGACCACGTGTTGAGCTCGGGCCGCAACGTCAACATCTTGGTCATGGACACCGAGGTGTATTCCAACACCGGCGGCCAGCAGTCCAAGGCCACGCCGCTGGCGGCCTCGGCCAAGTTCGCGGTCTCGGGCAAGCCGCTGCCCAAGAAGGACCTGGGCCTGATCGCCATGGCCAACGGCCACGTCTATGTGGCGTCGGTCGCCTTTGGCGCCAACGACAACCAGACCATCCGCGCCGTCGCCGAGGCGGTGTCGTATGACGGGCCGTCGCTGATCATCGCCTATAGCCACTGTATCGCTCATGGCTATGACCTGTCGTGTGGCCTCAACCAGCAGCAGCTCGCGATCGATAGCGGATACTGGCCGCTGTATCGCTTCGACCCGCGCCGTCAGGCGGCGGGCCAGCCCGGGTTGACCCTGGACGCCAGCGAGCGCAAGCGCGGTCTGGCCGACTACATGGCCGGCGAAGGGCGCTTCCGCGTGACCCGCGAGGCCTTCCCCGATGCCTATGCTACCATGATGGCGGCGGCGGAACGGGAGATCGACCATCGCTGGGCCCTTCTGCGCCACTTGGCCGGTCTTGAGGCCGCGACCAGCAACGCGGCTGACAAGGCGGCTGAGTAA
- a CDS encoding GGDEF domain-containing response regulator, which translates to MTDAKPFRLLLVDDDEASLDLLASLVAHFGTLARARTGAEALAEVASHLPDLILLDAEIPSPNGFEVCEILKTNPLYADLPILFVTAHNAPEIETLALRLGAVDFIHKPLNPAIVRARVRTHLLLKQRTDDLHRLAIQDPLTRLANRRAFDDALDQEIRRARRNATPLSLLMLDVDYFKRYNDHYGHPKGDEALRAVAGVLARYSRRAGEMAARLGGEEFAVLLPGLSADTATLLAERIRASVIDLGLPHAFSDVAPVLSVSLGVAAYEPEGTALTDCADQALYAAKKAGRNCVSAA; encoded by the coding sequence ATGACCGATGCCAAACCATTTCGCCTCCTCCTCGTGGACGACGACGAAGCTTCCCTCGACCTGCTTGCCTCCTTGGTCGCCCACTTCGGCACCCTGGCGCGCGCCCGCACCGGCGCCGAAGCGCTCGCCGAGGTCGCAAGCCATCTCCCCGATCTGATCTTGCTGGATGCCGAGATCCCGAGCCCCAACGGCTTCGAGGTCTGCGAGATCCTCAAGACCAACCCGCTTTATGCCGACCTGCCGATCCTGTTTGTCACCGCCCATAACGCCCCCGAGATCGAAACCCTGGCCTTGCGCCTGGGGGCTGTTGATTTCATTCACAAACCCCTCAACCCCGCCATCGTGCGCGCCCGGGTGCGCACCCATCTGCTGCTCAAGCAACGCACCGACGATTTGCACCGCCTCGCCATCCAGGACCCCCTCACCCGCTTGGCCAACCGCCGCGCCTTCGACGATGCCCTGGACCAGGAAATCCGCCGCGCCCGACGCAACGCCACGCCCTTGTCCTTGCTCATGCTCGATGTGGATTATTTCAAACGCTACAACGACCACTACGGCCACCCCAAGGGCGACGAGGCCTTGCGCGCCGTGGCCGGGGTCTTGGCCCGGTATTCGCGGCGGGCCGGCGAGATGGCGGCGCGCCTCGGGGGCGAGGAGTTTGCCGTGCTGTTGCCCGGCCTGAGCGCCGACACGGCGACCTTACTGGCCGAGCGCATCCGCGCCAGCGTCATCGACCTGGGCCTCCCCCACGCCTTCTCCGACGTGGCGCCGGTGTTGAGTGTCAGTCTGGGGGTTGCCGCCTATGAGCCGGAGGGGACGGCTCTGACCGATTGTGCGGATCAGGCCTTGTATGCCGCCAAAAAAGCCGGGCGAAATTGTGTGAGTGCCGCGTAG